A region of Ignavibacteriota bacterium DNA encodes the following proteins:
- a CDS encoding restriction endonuclease subunit S: protein MSKWEKVKLKDIIEFTISGEWGYEPKQSEFSLVLRSTNFTDFGVIDYSDIASRFVPESILNKKRIKKGYLLVEKSGGSDKKPAGRVVYCDKDFEGTCSNFIEIVKINDKYDSKYILYFFLNNYHSGRLNKYQQQTTGIINFKFNEYLEEFCFLPIDKSIQSRIAEILTTADKAIEESEKLIAKYKRMKTGMMQDLLTKGIDENGNIRSEATHKFKDSPLGRIPVEWEVKRLEEVCIYVSDGSHFSPKAREEGFVIGNVKDMEEFDFNYNSCTKISIRDYEVLVSQNCQPLKGDILLSKDGTIGKVFVFNKDKKIVILSSIAILRPSDKYSSLYLSYLLKSQYFNKNLIKFISGSALKRIVIRDIKKMIFPLSSDEREQNRICDYLSEIDSLVFVETETLSKLKRLKAGLMNDLLSGKVEVVDN, encoded by the coding sequence ATGAGCAAGTGGGAAAAAGTAAAGTTAAAGGATATAATAGAATTCACAATTTCTGGGGAATGGGGTTATGAACCAAAGCAAAGTGAATTTTCACTGGTACTGCGTTCAACAAATTTTACTGATTTTGGAGTAATTGATTATTCTGATATTGCGAGTAGATTTGTACCAGAAAGTATTCTTAATAAAAAAAGAATTAAAAAGGGATATTTGCTTGTTGAAAAATCTGGTGGAAGTGATAAAAAACCTGCTGGTAGGGTTGTTTATTGTGATAAAGATTTTGAAGGAACTTGTTCCAATTTTATTGAAATTGTTAAGATAAATGATAAATATGATAGTAAATACATTTTGTATTTTTTCCTTAATAACTATCATTCTGGGAGATTAAACAAATATCAACAACAGACAACGGGGATTATTAATTTTAAATTTAATGAATATCTCGAAGAATTTTGTTTTCTTCCAATAGATAAATCCATCCAATCCCGAATAGCTGAAATACTCACTACTGCTGATAAAGCAATTGAAGAAAGCGAAAAGCTAATTGCTAAATACAAGAGAATGAAAACCGGAATGATGCAAGACCTGCTTACTAAAGGTATAGATGAAAACGGAAATATACGCTCTGAAGCAACTCATAAATTCAAAGATTCGCCACTTGGCAGAATACCTGTTGAGTGGGAAGTGAAGAGATTGGAAGAGGTTTGTATTTATGTCAGTGATGGCTCGCATTTTAGCCCTAAAGCACGAGAAGAAGGTTTTGTTATTGGCAATGTAAAAGATATGGAAGAATTTGATTTTAATTATAATTCTTGTACTAAAATTTCTATCAGAGATTACGAAGTCCTTGTTTCACAAAATTGTCAGCCTCTGAAAGGTGATATTCTTTTATCTAAAGATGGTACTATAGGCAAAGTATTTGTATTTAATAAAGATAAAAAAATTGTAATCTTGTCATCAATCGCTATATTGAGACCATCGGACAAATATTCTTCTTTATATTTATCATATTTATTGAAATCTCAATACTTCAATAAAAATCTAATAAAATTTATATCTGGAAGTGCTCTTAAAAGAATTGTGATAAGAGATATAAAAAAAATGATATTTCCTTTGTCTTCTGATGAAAGAGAACAAAATAGAATATGTGATTATTTAAGTGAAATTGATTCTTTGGTTTTTGTAGAAACAGAAACCCTTTCTAAGCTCAAACGTCTTAAAGCCGGGCTAATGAATGACCTTTTGAGTGGAAAAGTGGAAGTAGTTGATAATTGA